A portion of the Blastochloris tepida genome contains these proteins:
- the purD gene encoding phosphoribosylamine--glycine ligase: MNVLLIGSGGREHALAWKLAASPLMTQLYCAPGNPGIATEAACVSLDPADHASVIAFCRVKKIDLVVVGPEAPLVAGLVDDLEAAGIKAFGPTKAAARLEGSKGFTKDLCRDAGIPTAAYATFTELAPAKAYVRQQGAPIVVKADGLAAGKGVVVAATVAEAEAALDQLFESAAPGTAAVVVEEFLDGEEASFFVLSDGTTALPLATAQDHKRVFDNDQGPNTGGMGAYSPAPVMTPEVVERTMAEIIRPTLRAMAEKGCPFKGILYAGLMVGSTGPKLIEYNVRFGDPECQVLMMRLVSDLLPALMAARDGTLSDVELRWYDDAALTVVLAAKGYPGKPETGTVIGGLDSAAQGDPDVVVFHAGTAQRGDDIVAAGGRVLGVTAMAPTIAEAQAKAYRAVDRIDWPGGFCRRDIGWRAIGRAG; this comes from the coding sequence ATGAACGTGCTCTTGATCGGCTCGGGCGGCCGGGAACATGCCTTGGCCTGGAAGCTCGCGGCGAGCCCGCTGATGACGCAGCTCTATTGCGCGCCGGGCAACCCCGGCATCGCCACCGAGGCCGCCTGCGTCTCGCTCGACCCGGCCGACCATGCCTCGGTGATCGCCTTCTGCCGGGTCAAGAAGATCGACCTCGTGGTGGTCGGGCCGGAGGCGCCGCTGGTTGCGGGGCTGGTCGACGACCTGGAGGCCGCCGGCATCAAGGCGTTCGGCCCCACCAAGGCGGCGGCGCGGCTCGAGGGCTCCAAGGGCTTCACCAAGGATCTGTGCCGCGATGCCGGCATTCCCACCGCCGCCTATGCCACCTTCACCGAGCTGGCGCCGGCCAAGGCCTATGTGCGGCAGCAGGGCGCGCCGATCGTGGTCAAGGCCGATGGCCTCGCCGCCGGCAAGGGCGTGGTGGTCGCCGCCACCGTGGCCGAGGCCGAGGCGGCGCTCGACCAGCTGTTCGAATCGGCCGCGCCCGGCACGGCGGCCGTGGTGGTGGAGGAGTTCCTCGACGGCGAGGAGGCCTCGTTCTTCGTGCTCAGCGACGGCACCACCGCTCTGCCGCTCGCCACCGCCCAGGACCACAAGCGCGTCTTCGACAACGACCAGGGCCCCAATACCGGCGGCATGGGCGCCTATTCGCCGGCACCGGTGATGACGCCGGAGGTGGTCGAGCGGACCATGGCCGAGATCATCCGCCCGACGCTGCGGGCGATGGCCGAAAAGGGATGCCCGTTCAAGGGCATCCTCTATGCCGGGCTGATGGTCGGCAGCACCGGCCCCAAGCTCATCGAATACAATGTCCGCTTCGGCGACCCCGAGTGCCAGGTGCTGATGATGCGCCTGGTGTCCGACCTGCTGCCGGCGCTGATGGCGGCGCGCGACGGCACGCTGAGCGATGTCGAGCTGCGCTGGTACGACGACGCGGCGCTGACCGTGGTGCTGGCCGCCAAGGGCTATCCCGGCAAGCCCGAGACCGGCACGGTGATCGGAGGCCTCGACAGCGCCGCCCAGGGCGATCCCGACGTGGTGGTGTTCCACGCCGGCACCGCGCAGCGCGGCGACGACATCGTCGCCGCCGGCGGGCGGGTGCTGGGGGTCACCGCCATGGCGCCGACCATCGCCGAGGCGCAGGCCAAGGCCTACCGCGCGGTCGACCGCATCGACTGGCCGGGCGGCTTCTGCCGGCGCGACATCGGCTGGCGGGCGATCGGGCGCGCCGGCTGA